The genomic window TAATAAGTCTTTTGATTGTATCTtctgatattttaattttagctTCTCTATACAGTTTTACTTGATTCTTActtaaatgtaggtgttttcatactGTTTTGGTACGACAACAGTATTAAACACATTGCTAAATACTTTTTCCCTCTTCAAATGCAGCCCTggttttgatttagaagaaaaatcCTGGTTTTGGTATTCTCTCCACTGAACTGGTGTCTATTCCCAGCCATCAAGCAAAaatgtattagtaataacttTTGAACTTAGATGCTAATTTTTTGGTATTCTCTCTACTGaactagtttttttatatagataatgTGATACAACTACATAAATATAAGTATTGAAATGGTTTTTTCTTctcatataaaaattgaaatcatCTGGTCAAATATGTCCTTAACTATGAATAGTATAGACGATAAGGGCTCAAAGGGTGAAATGGCATTAACAGAAATAGATTTCAAGACCTTGCTGATCTTAACTTTCTCCTTCATCCTTCTTTTGTTCTCAGTGTCTCTCCAGTAACCATGTTTCATTTGGTGAGATCCCTGGGACGTATACAACCCTATGGCCAATGCCAAAAGGCTCATCGTATTGGAGACTTTGAGGCGATGAACCCGCCGGAGAATGAGTGGTCTTCGACCTCCAATCCGAGTCCGTGGATTGTAGGGACAAAGGAGCGGTCACTCCTATAAAGAGACAAGGCGGATGTGgtattaaaatttcttttaatttttctagtaCATCCTTAactgattttattttatgtgtatAGGTTCCTATTGGGCCTTTGCTGTGTTAACTGATGTGGAGGGAGCCCTTAAGATCAGCACGGGCCGCTTGGTTTCTCTGTCTGCACAACAACTTATAGATTGTGACAAGATGAGCCGTGGATGTTGTGGGGGCAATATGATTAATGCATTCAAGTATATTATAAGGAATGATGGCATGACATCAGAAGATAACTATCCCTATATAGGAACTCAGTGTTGCTTCCAGGAAAGGAAAGCAAGGACACACGTAGCATATATCAGTGATTATTAGCATGTGTTTGCAAACGAGGAGGCTTTGCTTAAAGCtgtcaaatattaaaataaagggGCATTCTAGGGAtaaatcatattagagggactaaaggggcaaactgactatattagagggactaaatgggGTATTctaccataaaaaaaatcatgggtAAAAAATTGGGGGAAAAGGACTGCATGAAGATGGCGAGGGAGAGGGATATTGGATTACACTACAGTATTTCCAGTATCGCGAGGTGTGCATCATTCCCTATTGTTTAAAGGTAGTAAatacattcttttttattttatatatgttggaTATTATAAAATGGTAAGAAATATCTCAAgtcttttttgtatttgtttgacCTACAGAACTACCAACTGCAAGGAGGAATTCACTCCAACGTTTCGGTCAGACCTGCTTGTAGGGATATAGGGGACTTAGTGGTGAAGTCGATTGTGTGGAACATATGGCTggctagaaatgattgcatgttTAATGCTACTGTTGTGTCTGCACTTACTCTAATCCTAAAGATTGATCGAAGTTTATTATCTTGGATTTCTACAGTTGCTGAGGGTCCTAAAGCAAAATTGGAGGTGCATACTTCCGCTATTAGGTGGAGCTTGGAGTTCCTTGGTACTTCGATGGAGGGCTCAGGGGAAGTGCCGATACCGGAGGGTGGACGTGATTCGCACACTGGCTAGTGGGTAGCGGTTGGGGGGAGTGTTGGAGGCAGTTTTGTTGCCTCGTTTTGCTGTGTTTTGTTGTGTTTCCCTTGTTGTTCCACTTCTTGTGGTTCTTGGTTTTGTTGTTGCTTCCCCTTGCCCTATTTAACGGTTGTGTCTTGGGGGCTATctgtatcttttatttttatcttattcaaATTGGTTTAAAAAGGTGCTTGAGTGAAGAAAGGTAGAAAGGTTCGTTCTAGGTTAATCAACCCTATATTTGAGTAATATCAGTGAGATAAGTTTGATCTGGTAAAGATCTGGCTGTATATGCTCAAACGGAGCATTTAACGGGCCTGGTCGCCTTCACTAATGAGTCCACAAGCAGTAGGCGGACTATTCCAATGGTCCATTGAGGCCTCATAACGAATTCCAGTATTATAAGAAACAGATTATATTGAAAGTAATGATAAAGATGGCATGTCATGGCATATATCTTTTGATTGCGTTCAGGCCATGGAAACCTTGAAAATGTTTCTGCCTTCTGGCCTCTTCCACCACAGCACAGCTGGACTCTGTTCCGAAACAAGCCATCAGAGTCACCACTTCCGTATATCCCACTAATACTACTAtgcaaaatatttgaaatttttagctCACCTGACTTGACCCGCCTCATTTAacttattgattattttaaaaaaaaattggataaccacttcaattaaaacgAGAAAgaacttattaattaattgatcaGTAAATTATATGGGTGGGAttggcattttatttattattattattttaaatatatatatatatatatatgatattttatattattttattcttgtatagCCATGCAATATCCAATAATATCCAAGAAGAAAGTACAATGCGAAGAAGAGAAGTGCAATCAGAGTGGTAGGGATGGATACGGATACTTCAATCggactcctctctctctctctctcttcacttTTTCAGTAATTCGCAAGGAACCCgcgcttaattaaagaaagggAAGCCCGAAGAGCAGAGAGATTCAGATTCCAGGAAAAGGAGGGATTTTTATCAGCTTGTCGTGATGCGCAAGAGCAAGTTCAAGACCTCCCTGAAATCTCTGGAGGCCGACATCCGGAGAGCCAACACCCTGTAATCCAatttgttctttatatataattgcTTTTTAAAACTCAAACCTAGCTAGCACATCATCATATgcagggaagaagaagaagaaatttcaaGGATTTTTGGTAACGAATTGAATTAGGGGATCGGTTTTTGATTTGCAGGGCTTCGGGTTACCCGAGAGAAGAGGATGGTGCATATATTCAAATGAGATTGTCATATAATCTGGTTGCAGGTTTATTCCCTTCCTTTGTGCAAAAGACGGATACTCAACTGACCGGTGCACTTGGTCTGATTAGAGTGCTTATTTACAAGGTCAAACAATCCATCCAATTTTATTATTCCTATTCCTATTCctatttctatttctatttcTATTCCTATTCCTATTCCTATTCCGTTCAgcagctagctagctagctagctagagTGTACAAGCAATGATAGTGTTAATGCTGCGCTGCTGGCCAATTATTGTTGCAGGTGTTTGTTGATGGCAAAACTACAGTGTACGTTCACGAGAGGAAAGCCAGTATCAAGCAATTTTAtggtatgtatgtatgttttaGCTACTATTCCATGTCAATGCCAATATCTACACAGTTGTGTAAATATTTGTCGGTTTATTTggttcattatatatatatatatatatatatcttaaaattcGCTGTCCAAGTGGGCATTCCTAATCTTAGTTATTACCTCGGTTCCTGCCAAATGGCTAAAGGCATTATCTTCCCCTCTCTAATGCAACTCCAAGGAGGTCTCACTACTTCGGAACAAAGAAAACAGAGGGAAATGTATTTAAAGAAATATAGGAAAGTTGATGAAACAGAGGAAAATAAACTTTCTGAAGTTGATATGAAGCGTGAGAAAGAGTGTGGGATTTGCATGGAGCCAAAAGCTAAGATTGCCTTGCCCACATGCATGCACACAATGTGTATGAAATGCTACCAAGACTGGTATGCTCTTTGCTTTCCTgtgttttaaatcatttttatgCCATTGCTGgttcttttaattttcaaataaaacgtTCTTATTTTGCAGCCAATTATCATagaaacattttattattaaatttccTTGACTTTGATTGTTTACATGCTTCAGGCAGTCCCGATCTCGATCTTGCCCATTCTGTCGGATTGACTTACAGATAGTGAGGCCATCTGATCTGTGGATATACATTGACAAGCATGATGCTGTTGACATGGCAATGATCACCAAACAGAACACAAACAGATTGTTTGTGTTTACAGACAAGTTGCCTCTCATTGTTCCTGATCCTATTCTGTTATCACACAATTCTCATGCCAGATGATCATTTTcataggggtttttttttttttttaattatatgattgATTACTTCTTGTGAAGGCTTGATAATGGATGTGTCAAACTATTCAAGCAAGTCAGCTATTTTACGGTGGGCCTCAAATCACTGAATTTGTAATTCTGATACATCAGTTTGCCATTTGATGGTCCTGTGCGCTTGTCATTCTTGAATATCAATGACAACTGCAATTGATTTTTTCAAGAATTGTTTGCAGATTAGTATTCTTGCTCATATGTGTTCACGGAAGTATTGCTTTTTTAATACCTTGACATTGTTCAACATCAAAATATTTGCTATGTTTCATGGTTAATGAACTTCTTTATGTGCTATTCACAAATATTGGTTAGCAGGAAATCCTATCATTTACTGATAtccaattttcattttttgatcAGACACATGATTTATTTCGTCATTGATTGAATGGCACATGGAAGTCAACTCGTTCTTTTATTCTGCAGATAATATTGCTTCCGTTGGGATGGGTTATAGTTTGTGTCTATTGGAAaggtttatttaattctttgCTTCTAAACTGATGCTAAGAGGGGAAGCTATTACTTCTACCCTTTATCACCAACCCTTCATCCTCCTGCCATAAATCCTTTCAGAAACTTCAATTATGAGACCATTGGTATTTATTAATCTGTTTTTTGCTTGCATAAATTTATGCCTTACATAAAGGTTTAGTCCTAGCTCGTGTTTGTACTTCTAAATTTTAGTTGTTCCTATCCCTTCTTGGGTTAGTGATTCTGAACTTATTAATGTATGTGCTCAATACAATTCTGAATATGTTTTGCAAAGAAGGATTGCAAATAGGGTGGGAATGTAATATTTATAGGCG from Dioscorea cayenensis subsp. rotundata cultivar TDr96_F1 chromosome 9, TDr96_F1_v2_PseudoChromosome.rev07_lg8_w22 25.fasta, whole genome shotgun sequence includes these protein-coding regions:
- the LOC120268764 gene encoding E3 ubiquitin-protein ligase AIRP2-like isoform X2 codes for the protein MRKSKFKTSLKSLEADIRRANTLASGYPREEDGAYIQMRLSYNLVAGLFPSFVQKTDTQLTGALGLIRVLIYKVFVDGKTTVYVHERKASIKQFYGIIFPSLMQLQGGLTTSEQRKQREMYLKKYRKVDETEENKLSEVDMKREKECGICMEPKAKIALPTCMHTMCMKCYQDWQSRSRSCPFCRIDLQIVRPSDLWIYIDKHDAVDMAMITKQNTNRLFVFTDKLPLIVPDPILLSHNSHAR
- the LOC120268764 gene encoding E3 ubiquitin-protein ligase AIRP2-like isoform X3; this translates as MRKSKFKTSLKSLEADIRRANTLASGYPREEDGAYIQMRLSYNLVAGLFPSFVQKTDTQLTGALGLIRVLIYKVFVDGKTTVYVHERKASIKQFYGGLTTSEQRKQREMYLKKYRKVDETEENKLSEVDMKREKECGICMEPKAKIALPTCMHTMCMKCYQDWQSRSRSCPFCRIDLQIVRPSDLWIYIDKHDAVDMAMITKQNTNRLFVFTDKLPLIVPDPILLSHNSHAR
- the LOC120268764 gene encoding E3 ubiquitin-protein ligase AIRP2-like isoform X1, whose translation is MRKSKFKTSLKSLEADIRRANTLASGYPREEDGAYIQMRLSYNLVAGLFPSFVQKTDTQLTGALGLIRVLIYKVFVDGKTTVYVHERKASIKQFYGMYVCFSYYSMSMPISTQLCKYLSVYLVHYIYIYIYILKFAVQVGIPNLSYYLGSCQMAKGIIFPSLMQLQGGLTTSEQRKQREMYLKKYRKVDETEENKLSEVDMKREKECGICMEPKAKIALPTCMHTMCMKCYQDWQSRSRSCPFCRIDLQIVRPSDLWIYIDKHDAVDMAMITKQNTNRLFVFTDKLPLIVPDPILLSHNSHAR